Proteins co-encoded in one Campylobacter jejuni genomic window:
- the fbaA gene encoding class II fructose-bisphosphate aldolase translates to MGVLDIVKAGVISGDELNKVYDYAKAEGFAIPAVNVVGTDSINAVLEAAKKVNSPVIIQFSNGGAKFYAGKNCPNGEVLGAISGAKHVHLLAKAYGVPVILHTDHAARKLLPWIDGLIEANAQYKKTHGQALFSSHMLDLSEESLEENLSTCEVYLQKLDTLGVALEIELGCTGGEEDGVDNTGIDNSKLYTQPEDVALAYERLGKISDKFSIAASFGNVHGVYKPGNVSLQPEILKNSQKFVKDKFALKNDKPINFVFHGGSGSELKDIKNAVSYGVIKMNIDTDTQWAFWDGVREYELKNRAYLQGQIGNPEGDDKPNKKYYDPRVWLRSGEESMIKRLEIAFEDLNCINKN, encoded by the coding sequence ATGGGTGTTTTAGACATTGTAAAAGCAGGGGTGATTAGCGGAGATGAGCTTAATAAAGTTTATGACTATGCTAAAGCAGAGGGTTTTGCTATCCCTGCTGTTAATGTTGTAGGAACTGATTCTATTAATGCAGTTTTAGAAGCTGCAAAAAAAGTTAACTCTCCAGTTATTATCCAGTTTTCAAATGGTGGGGCAAAATTTTATGCAGGAAAAAATTGTCCTAATGGAGAAGTTTTAGGTGCAATTAGTGGAGCTAAACATGTGCATTTACTTGCTAAAGCTTATGGTGTACCTGTGATTTTACACACTGATCATGCTGCAAGAAAACTTTTGCCTTGGATTGATGGGCTTATTGAGGCAAATGCACAATATAAAAAAACCCATGGACAAGCTTTATTTAGTTCTCATATGCTTGATCTTAGCGAAGAAAGTTTAGAAGAAAATCTTAGCACTTGTGAAGTTTATCTTCAAAAACTTGATACTTTAGGTGTCGCGCTTGAAATAGAACTAGGTTGTACAGGTGGCGAAGAAGATGGAGTGGATAATACAGGTATTGATAATTCCAAGCTTTATACCCAACCAGAAGATGTAGCACTTGCATATGAAAGACTTGGAAAGATTAGTGATAAATTTTCGATCGCAGCAAGTTTTGGAAATGTACATGGAGTTTACAAGCCAGGAAATGTTAGCTTACAACCTGAAATTTTAAAAAATTCTCAAAAATTTGTCAAAGATAAATTTGCTTTAAAAAATGATAAACCTATAAATTTTGTATTTCACGGCGGTAGCGGTAGCGAGCTAAAAGATATTAAAAATGCAGTAAGCTATGGCGTAATTAAGATGAATATTGACACAGATACCCAGTGGGCTTTTTGGGATGGGGTGCGTGAATATGAACTTAAAAATAGGGCTTATTTGCAAGGACAAATTGGAAATCCAGAAGGTGATGACAAACCAAATAAAAAATACTATGATCCGCGTGTTTGGTTAAGAAGTGGCGAAGAGAGTATGATAAAACGTCTTGAAATCGCTTTTGAAGATTTAAATTGTATTAATAAAAACTAA
- a CDS encoding MotA/TolQ/ExbB proton channel family protein, which translates to MDIKSDEISELVLPEGKDARGSLVYFKIIFIPAFLYILILLGYFNVIDFKVELHTVIMTGVIFFTALIFARHSAEYAYSIFEQQKDEFKQALKRYIMRHFLAIGKDTKSNANFDDFAYAYIKGARNENFASIGSAIFPMMGILGTFISIAFSMPNFSSSDTAALEQEIADLLSGVGTAFYVSIYGIFLALWWMFFEKYGKSKIDRLLNRQKNATSGFFWTKEELDQRYLTESLQHFEKIGAIFKQVSNDDFFAELDHAIDRKFGIFQDMLNVEEKAIRLSSEHIKQTMGELSKAQRDQRDLGKLYSEMLNGIGLLNQNLKEINTRMSEQYNRLLDISSDKIHHLDKTLSAFDEKVERFGKNFELYEKAMLESQEKVFEGFKASLFEGMHKFKEVYEEEKSIDAKIKMMDELKKEMKALDEETSQMMSKLSGDENQNKENETKQIEDFSESKTEENQDEIQAEISKQESNDELKNEDKENK; encoded by the coding sequence ATGGATATTAAATCAGATGAAATTTCAGAACTTGTTTTGCCTGAAGGCAAAGATGCAAGAGGTTCTTTGGTTTATTTTAAAATTATTTTTATTCCAGCTTTTCTTTATATTTTGATTTTATTGGGTTATTTTAATGTAATTGACTTTAAGGTTGAATTGCATACGGTTATTATGACAGGTGTGATTTTTTTTACAGCATTGATTTTTGCTAGACATAGTGCTGAGTATGCGTATAGTATTTTTGAACAACAAAAAGATGAATTTAAACAGGCTTTAAAAAGATATATTATGAGGCATTTTCTTGCCATAGGGAAAGACACGAAATCAAATGCCAATTTTGATGACTTTGCTTATGCATATATTAAAGGTGCAAGAAATGAGAATTTTGCTAGTATAGGTTCGGCAATTTTTCCAATGATGGGAATTTTAGGAACTTTTATCAGCATAGCTTTTTCAATGCCAAATTTTAGCTCTAGTGATACAGCCGCTTTAGAACAAGAAATTGCAGATTTGTTAAGTGGAGTAGGAACTGCTTTTTATGTTTCAATTTATGGAATTTTTCTTGCATTATGGTGGATGTTTTTTGAAAAATATGGTAAAAGCAAAATAGATCGTTTGCTAAATCGTCAAAAAAATGCTACAAGTGGATTTTTTTGGACAAAAGAAGAGCTTGATCAAAGATATTTAACTGAGAGTTTGCAACATTTTGAAAAAATTGGCGCAATTTTTAAACAAGTTAGTAATGATGATTTTTTTGCAGAGCTTGATCATGCTATTGATAGAAAATTTGGTATTTTCCAAGATATGCTAAATGTAGAAGAAAAGGCTATTAGATTAAGTAGTGAACACATCAAACAAACCATGGGTGAGCTTAGTAAAGCACAAAGAGATCAACGCGATCTCGGAAAGCTTTATAGCGAAATGTTAAATGGTATAGGTTTGCTCAATCAAAATTTAAAAGAAATCAATACAAGAATGTCAGAACAATATAATCGCTTGCTCGATATCAGTAGTGATAAAATTCATCATCTTGATAAGACGCTAAGTGCATTCGATGAAAAAGTAGAGCGTTTTGGTAAAAATTTTGAACTTTATGAAAAAGCAATGTTGGAAAGTCAAGAAAAGGTTTTTGAGGGATTTAAAGCAAGCTTGTTTGAAGGTATGCATAAATTTAAAGAAGTATACGAAGAAGAAAAAAGTATCGATGCTAAAATCAAAATGATGGATGAGCTTAAAAAAGAAATGAAAGCACTTGATGAAGAAACAAGTCAAATGATGAGCAAGCTTTCTGGGGATGAAAATCAGAATAAAGAAAATGAAACCAAACAAATAGAAGATTTTTCAGAGTCTAAGACTGAAGAAAATCAAGATGAAATTCAAGCAGAAATATCTAAGCAAGAAAGCAATGATGAGTTAAAAAATGAAGATAAAGAAAATAAATGA
- a CDS encoding OmpA family protein: MKNESKEDSNFWIAYADLMAGLLFVFILLIGAIVVKYVLTQSDLKEIKDNLNKQEARLEESKEELRNKEAIVFKLSSDLNNASSALNLANSQKAELEANITNYKQLSKDLNSTLDNKDKQILILLGQLEKKDEELKNLQEDFQKAKEKVRNLGLIRENLSKELQSKLDNNITIDEKTGSISLPAEVLFDKDSYVLKNEAKASLRKILSEYFDAILEDPKIFSNIENIIIEGHTDSDGSYIYNLDLSQKRAYEVMNFIYTFYKSDKLQKLLMASGRSFSDPVFVNGVEDKDKSRRIEIKFSIKNDNALKDVEKFFEFH, encoded by the coding sequence ATGAAAAATGAGTCAAAAGAAGATAGCAATTTTTGGATAGCTTATGCTGATTTAATGGCAGGATTGCTGTTTGTTTTTATTTTGCTAATAGGTGCTATTGTTGTAAAATATGTTTTAACTCAAAGTGATTTAAAAGAAATCAAAGACAATCTCAATAAACAAGAGGCACGCTTAGAGGAGAGCAAAGAAGAGCTTAGAAATAAAGAAGCCATAGTGTTTAAACTAAGTTCTGATTTAAACAATGCTTCTAGTGCTTTAAATCTTGCTAATTCTCAAAAAGCAGAATTAGAGGCTAATATTACAAATTACAAGCAGTTAAGCAAAGATTTAAACTCAACTTTAGATAATAAAGATAAGCAAATTTTGATTTTACTAGGTCAACTAGAGAAAAAAGATGAAGAGCTTAAAAATTTACAAGAAGATTTTCAAAAAGCTAAAGAAAAGGTGCGAAATCTTGGTTTGATTCGTGAAAATTTAAGCAAGGAATTACAAAGTAAGCTTGATAATAATATCACTATAGATGAAAAGACAGGATCTATTTCTTTGCCTGCTGAAGTACTTTTTGATAAAGATTCTTATGTGTTAAAAAATGAGGCAAAGGCAAGTTTGAGAAAAATCTTAAGCGAATATTTTGATGCTATTCTTGAAGATCCAAAAATTTTTTCTAACATTGAAAATATCATTATTGAAGGACATACTGATAGTGATGGATCTTATATTTATAATTTAGATTTGTCGCAAAAAAGAGCTTATGAGGTGATGAATTTTATCTATACTTTTTATAAGAGTGATAAGCTTCAAAAGCTTTTAATGGCAAGTGGACGTTCTTTTTCAGATCCTGTGTTTGTCAACGGAGTTGAAGATAAGGATAAGAGTCGTCGCATAGAAATAAAATTTAGCATTAAAAATGATAATGCTTTAAAAGATGTAGAAAAATTCTTTGAATTTCATTAA
- a CDS encoding 1-aminocyclopropane-1-carboxylate deaminase/D-cysteine desulfhydrase: MNFIKTISPIQKINFNGFEFYIKRDDLLGEINGNKARKLAFYIHQRYPKNQSFVSYGGSQSNALAALSIFAKQRSYKLVFACEKISTFLKNNPCGNYALALENGVDFVENIHSLSLKQFALSLCKKDDIFIEQGIANLEAQYGYMELAQEIQMQSQSLKLDFDIFLPSGTGTSAAFLAKYSKFKVFTCACVGDIKYLKKQILTLDPSYDFSNLEFLTSDKKYHFARPYKEFYELYMNLKLKCNIEFDLLYDILGLSIALKQEWKKPLLYIHQGGILGNSTMLERYKFKKLV, from the coding sequence TTGAATTTCATTAAAACAATTAGTCCTATACAAAAAATCAATTTTAACGGATTTGAATTTTATATTAAAAGAGATGATTTATTAGGAGAAATTAATGGAAATAAAGCTAGGAAACTTGCTTTTTATATCCATCAAAGATATCCTAAAAATCAATCTTTTGTAAGTTATGGAGGAAGCCAAAGTAATGCTTTGGCGGCATTAAGTATTTTTGCTAAACAAAGATCATATAAGCTTGTTTTTGCTTGTGAAAAAATTTCTACTTTTCTTAAGAATAATCCTTGTGGAAACTATGCTTTAGCTTTAGAAAATGGTGTTGATTTTGTAGAAAATATCCATTCTTTATCTTTAAAGCAATTTGCTTTGTCTTTGTGTAAAAAAGATGATATTTTTATAGAACAAGGCATAGCTAATTTAGAAGCTCAATATGGCTATATGGAACTTGCTCAAGAAATTCAAATGCAAAGTCAAAGTTTAAAGCTTGATTTTGATATTTTTTTACCTTCGGGCACAGGCACTTCGGCAGCTTTTTTGGCAAAGTATTCTAAATTTAAAGTATTTACTTGCGCTTGTGTAGGTGATATTAAATATCTTAAAAAACAAATTTTAACATTAGATCCAAGCTATGATTTTTCAAATTTAGAATTTTTAACAAGTGATAAAAAATATCACTTTGCTAGACCGTATAAAGAATTTTATGAGCTTTATATGAATTTAAAGTTAAAGTGCAATATAGAATTTGACTTGTTGTATGATATTTTAGGATTAAGTATAGCATTAAAACAAGAGTGGAAAAAACCATTGCTTTATATACATCAAGGTGGAATTTTAGGAAATTCCACTATGCTAGAGAGATATAAATTTAAAAAACTAGTTTAA
- a CDS encoding sodium-dependent transporter: MQRQTWSSTLTYILTVAGATIGFGATWRFPYLVGENGGGAYVLVFCIAMIIIGIPVILVENIIGRKAMTNSVDAFKQKWQSIGYMGLLGSFGIMAYYMVLGGWVLVYIWELTLGNFSLANVVSKEFTHQFFNDKIAFNPLGVGIFTTVFVIINYIILKRGIIDGIEKSVKFLMPLLFICLIIVVGRNLTLDGAMAGVKFYLEPDFSKILSPKLLIDVLGQVFFALSLGFGVMITLSSHLHKNENMAKTAIYTGVLNTIIAVLAGFMIFPALFSAGLAPDSGPSLVFETLPIAFSHIHFGTIVCILFFILLLIAALTTSLPIYQVIISVLEEKFKYSKNLSINLTLGFIFILGNLPCILTYGPWRDIVIIKGKNIFDSFDFISGNILFVLTAFFCCIYVGWILGKQESLKELSNNNTLKSSWFGIWFYYVKYIVPLIILIIFIYGILN, encoded by the coding sequence ATGCAAAGACAAACATGGAGTAGCACACTAACTTATATTCTAACAGTTGCTGGAGCAACCATAGGATTTGGAGCAACTTGGCGTTTTCCCTATCTTGTAGGAGAAAATGGTGGCGGTGCTTATGTATTAGTTTTTTGTATAGCTATGATCATCATAGGCATTCCTGTTATTTTAGTTGAAAATATCATAGGCAGAAAAGCGATGACAAATAGCGTAGATGCTTTCAAACAAAAATGGCAAAGTATTGGATATATGGGACTTTTAGGAAGCTTTGGCATAATGGCTTACTACATGGTACTTGGAGGATGGGTTTTAGTTTATATTTGGGAATTAACCCTAGGGAATTTTAGTCTTGCCAATGTAGTAAGCAAAGAATTTACTCATCAGTTTTTTAACGACAAAATAGCCTTCAATCCTTTAGGAGTTGGTATTTTTACCACTGTTTTTGTAATTATTAATTATATTATTTTAAAAAGAGGCATTATAGATGGTATAGAAAAATCCGTAAAATTTTTAATGCCTTTATTATTTATCTGTCTTATTATTGTTGTAGGACGCAATTTAACCCTTGATGGAGCTATGGCTGGAGTTAAATTTTATCTTGAACCTGATTTTAGTAAAATTTTATCACCAAAACTTTTAATCGATGTTTTAGGACAAGTCTTTTTTGCTTTATCCCTAGGTTTTGGGGTAATGATAACACTTTCATCTCATCTTCATAAAAATGAAAATATGGCAAAAACCGCTATTTATACAGGGGTTTTAAATACTATCATAGCTGTTTTGGCTGGTTTTATGATTTTTCCAGCACTTTTCTCAGCGGGACTTGCTCCAGATAGCGGGCCTTCTTTGGTTTTTGAAACTTTACCTATAGCATTTTCTCATATCCATTTTGGCACCATTGTGTGTATTTTATTTTTTATCTTACTCTTGATTGCAGCTTTAACCACAAGCTTGCCAATTTATCAAGTTATTATTAGCGTATTAGAAGAAAAATTTAAATATTCTAAAAATCTTTCTATTAACCTAACTCTAGGGTTTATCTTCATACTTGGCAATCTTCCCTGTATTCTAACTTATGGGCCTTGGCGTGATATTGTTATCATCAAAGGAAAAAACATTTTTGATAGTTTTGATTTCATTAGTGGAAATATTTTGTTTGTTTTAACTGCATTTTTTTGCTGCATTTATGTAGGTTGGATTTTAGGTAAACAAGAAAGTCTAAAAGAACTTAGCAATAACAATACACTTAAAAGTTCATGGTTTGGAATTTGGTTTTATTATGTAAAATATATAGTGCCTTTGATTATTTTAATCATTTTTATCTATGGAATTTTAAACTAG
- a CDS encoding MOSC domain-containing protein: protein MKIQSLQIGKIKNYKNFQSAFIKDTYLEETQIDFLGILDDQIADKIHHGGYHKAIFANSCQNYPIWERFLNKKLNFGSMGENLSIDGLCEQNVCIGDIHQISNAILQVSEPRKPCVKISKIHNNPNFTHEIFKTGLSGWYYKVLQVGQIRKHENIKILEKNSTSLSVFELNQLFYSPHQILKQNPNLLNKLEKLNSLISQNWHETIHKRLKNTYDISYMDSL from the coding sequence ATGAAAATTCAAAGTTTGCAAATAGGGAAAATTAAAAACTATAAAAATTTCCAAAGTGCATTTATTAAAGACACTTACCTAGAAGAAACACAAATTGATTTTCTAGGTATTTTAGATGATCAAATAGCTGATAAAATTCATCATGGAGGCTACCATAAGGCTATTTTTGCCAATTCTTGTCAAAACTATCCTATATGGGAAAGATTTCTTAATAAAAAGCTAAATTTTGGCTCAATGGGTGAAAATTTGAGCATCGATGGGCTTTGCGAACAAAATGTTTGCATAGGTGATATACATCAAATTTCAAATGCAATACTGCAAGTAAGCGAACCTAGAAAACCTTGTGTAAAAATTTCTAAAATTCACAATAATCCAAATTTTACACATGAAATTTTTAAAACGGGCTTGAGTGGATGGTATTATAAAGTTTTACAAGTTGGACAAATACGAAAGCATGAAAACATTAAAATTTTAGAAAAAAATTCTACTTCACTTAGTGTATTTGAACTCAATCAACTTTTTTACTCCCCGCATCAAATTCTTAAGCAAAATCCGAATTTATTAAATAAATTAGAAAAATTAAACTCTCTCATATCTCAAAATTGGCACGAAACGATACACAAACGCTTAAAAAATACTTACGATATAAGCTATATGGATAGCTTATAA
- the dsbD gene encoding protein-disulfide reductase DsbD, translating to MRIFGIILLSFCLCFASILSLNEAFNVKSNSYNNSISIDIELGKDIYLYSNKLKLYINEKDISSLINLPQSSTRGNENVYYQKLNLALPNLLLERFAKNTTNLIKLEFQGCSEQGLCYNPQTWYFDLISKKDAFEISKPYKAQKTDKKTKIESEESSIANFLATDNFFWILLSFFGYGLLLSLTPCILPMIPILSSLIVAKSNAKFSKKYSFFLSFIYVFFMSLAYAIAGVIASFLGASIQGILQKPIILILFALIFIAFAFAMFGAFRFELPLRFQTFIHKKSEKGKGVLGIAIMGFLSALIVGPCVAAPLAGALIYIANTGNALLGGSALFTMSFGMGIPLLFIGLGLGFIKPGFWMEKVKIFFGFVMLAMAIWILSRIIEENYILIAYGILGVFFSVFMGIFEKSFTIISKIKKSILILILAYSLSIFLGGLFGAKNFLNPLNFNTISASKPALSYDYINNFEQLKQEIQTNTKPIMLDFTASWCENCKLLDELTFSDERIIQKMQNYKLIKVDVSENNNEQIKTMKEFNVFGPPVLIFFENGKEKLKITGFISADDLLKKLEP from the coding sequence ATGCGTATTTTTGGTATTATTTTATTAAGTTTTTGTTTATGTTTTGCTTCTATATTGTCTTTAAATGAAGCTTTTAATGTAAAATCAAACTCTTATAATAACTCTATCTCAATTGATATTGAACTTGGAAAAGATATTTATCTTTATTCTAATAAACTTAAATTATATATAAACGAAAAAGATATAAGTTCTTTGATTAATCTACCTCAAAGTTCTACAAGAGGTAATGAAAATGTTTATTATCAAAAATTAAATTTAGCTTTGCCAAATTTATTACTAGAGCGCTTTGCAAAAAATACCACAAATTTAATCAAACTCGAATTTCAAGGCTGTTCTGAACAAGGCTTGTGTTATAATCCTCAAACTTGGTACTTTGATCTCATTTCTAAAAAAGATGCTTTTGAAATTTCAAAACCTTACAAAGCTCAAAAAACAGATAAAAAAACTAAAATTGAATCTGAAGAAAGCTCTATAGCAAATTTTTTAGCAACAGATAACTTTTTTTGGATTTTGCTAAGTTTTTTTGGCTATGGACTTTTACTCTCCTTAACACCTTGTATTTTACCTATGATTCCGATTTTATCTTCTCTTATCGTAGCAAAAAGTAATGCTAAATTTTCAAAAAAATATAGTTTTTTTCTCTCTTTTATCTATGTTTTTTTCATGTCTTTAGCCTATGCTATTGCTGGAGTTATAGCAAGTTTTCTAGGAGCAAGCATTCAAGGAATTTTACAAAAACCTATTATTTTAATTCTTTTTGCTCTAATTTTCATAGCTTTTGCTTTTGCTATGTTTGGAGCTTTTCGTTTTGAATTGCCATTAAGATTTCAAACCTTTATACATAAAAAAAGCGAAAAAGGGAAAGGAGTTTTAGGCATAGCCATCATGGGATTTTTATCTGCTTTAATAGTAGGTCCTTGCGTAGCAGCTCCTTTAGCAGGTGCTTTAATTTATATAGCCAATACAGGCAATGCTTTATTAGGTGGTAGTGCACTTTTTACCATGAGTTTTGGCATGGGTATACCTTTGCTTTTCATAGGCTTAGGATTAGGTTTTATTAAACCTGGTTTTTGGATGGAAAAAGTAAAAATTTTCTTTGGTTTTGTTATGTTGGCTATGGCCATTTGGATACTTTCTAGAATTATTGAAGAAAATTACATTTTAATTGCCTATGGAATTTTAGGTGTATTTTTTAGTGTTTTTATGGGAATTTTTGAAAAAAGTTTTACAATAATTTCTAAAATTAAAAAAAGCATTTTAATTCTTATTTTAGCTTATTCTCTAAGTATTTTCCTAGGGGGACTTTTTGGGGCTAAAAATTTCTTAAATCCCTTAAATTTCAATACTATATCTGCCTCAAAACCTGCTTTAAGCTATGATTATATCAACAATTTTGAACAATTAAAGCAAGAAATACAAACAAATACAAAGCCCATAATGCTTGATTTTACTGCATCTTGGTGTGAAAATTGCAAACTTTTAGATGAATTAACCTTTAGTGATGAAAGAATCATACAAAAAATGCAAAATTACAAACTTATCAAAGTTGATGTAAGTGAAAATAATAATGAACAAATTAAAACCATGAAAGAATTTAATGTTTTTGGCCCACCTGTTTTAATTTTCTTTGAAAATGGAAAAGAAAAATTAAAAATCACAGGTTTTATCAGTGCTGATGATTTATTAAAAAAACTAGAACCATGA
- the ppk2 gene encoding polyphosphate kinase 2: protein MQENNSPKTQAAVKKNEIYVSVKRKKSTIEYEKDLKNLQIELLKFQNHVKAKGLKVLILIEGRDAAGKGGAIKRLIEHLNPRGCRVVALEKPSDVEKTQWYFQRYIAHLPSAGEIVIFDRSWYNRAGVEPVMGFCTPQQHKDFLREVPLFENMISNSDIIFFKFYFSVSKDEQKKRFEKRRSDPLKQYKLSPVDQKSQELWDKYTLAKYSMLLASNTPTCPWTIISSDDKKKARLNLLRFILSKVEYPNKKTGDFSKIDAKLVRSGEEEIRKMEANLEKLDSKKADEKIKDLD from the coding sequence ATGCAAGAAAATAATTCTCCAAAAACGCAAGCGGCTGTTAAAAAGAATGAAATTTATGTTTCTGTTAAAAGAAAGAAAAGTACAATAGAATATGAAAAAGATTTAAAGAATTTGCAAATTGAGCTTTTGAAATTTCAAAATCATGTTAAAGCCAAGGGTTTAAAGGTTCTTATACTTATAGAAGGGCGTGATGCGGCTGGAAAAGGTGGAGCGATTAAACGTTTGATTGAGCATTTAAATCCGCGTGGCTGCCGCGTTGTGGCTCTTGAAAAACCTAGTGATGTGGAAAAAACACAGTGGTATTTTCAGCGTTATATAGCACATTTGCCCTCGGCCGGTGAGATTGTGATTTTTGACAGATCTTGGTATAATCGTGCAGGAGTAGAACCGGTTATGGGTTTTTGTACACCGCAACAACATAAAGATTTTTTAAGAGAAGTGCCTTTGTTTGAAAATATGATTTCAAATAGTGATATTATTTTTTTTAAATTTTATTTTTCAGTATCAAAAGATGAGCAAAAAAAACGTTTTGAAAAACGCCGAAGCGATCCGCTTAAACAATATAAATTATCTCCTGTGGATCAAAAATCGCAAGAATTATGGGATAAATATACTTTAGCTAAATACTCTATGCTTTTAGCATCTAATACTCCAACTTGTCCTTGGACTATTATTTCTTCTGATGATAAGAAAAAAGCAAGATTAAATTTATTGCGTTTTATACTTTCTAAGGTAGAATATCCAAATAAAAAAACTGGAGATTTTTCCAAAATTGATGCAAAATTAGTGCGTAGTGGAGAAGAAGAAATACGAAAAATGGAGGCGAATTTGGAAAAACTTGATAGTAAAAAAGCAGATGAGAAAATAAAAGATTTAGATTAA
- a CDS encoding M20 family metallopeptidase produces the protein MQKLVENLALKYYDKVVDLRHQIHMHPELEFEEENTAHLVCKILDEFGIKYQKNIAKTGILAIIEGKKKGQKKPKCVLLRADMDALPVQEKTNLSYASKIDGKMHACGHDGHTAGLLGAALILNELKDEFCGTIKFMFQPAEEGSGGAKPMIESGVLENPYVDAVFGCHLWGSLLENTAQIVSGEMMAGTDIFDLEFIGRGGHGAHPHTCIDPIIMATQFVNNIQSVVSRRLAPYEAGVITVGQICAGTTYNVIPANAYLKGTVRFLNDKTQDILKSSLEEVAAATAKSNGGDYKLKYTKEFPPLINDEKAALIARKAFTKVLGEENIIVSSKPDMGAEDFAFLTRERMGAYVFVGISKDLNHPALHHSSTFCWDDENLKVLMQGDVMMALEFLNL, from the coding sequence ATGCAAAAGCTGGTTGAAAATTTAGCACTAAAGTACTATGATAAAGTAGTTGATTTAAGACATCAAATTCATATGCATCCTGAGCTTGAATTTGAAGAAGAAAATACAGCTCATTTAGTGTGTAAAATTTTAGATGAGTTTGGCATTAAATATCAAAAAAATATTGCAAAAACAGGAATTTTAGCTATTATAGAAGGAAAAAAGAAGGGTCAGAAAAAACCAAAATGCGTTCTTTTAAGAGCGGATATGGATGCTTTGCCTGTGCAGGAAAAAACTAATCTAAGCTATGCTTCAAAAATTGATGGTAAGATGCATGCATGTGGACATGATGGACATACAGCAGGGCTTTTGGGAGCTGCTTTGATATTAAATGAGCTTAAAGATGAATTTTGTGGCACGATTAAATTTATGTTTCAGCCCGCAGAAGAGGGAAGCGGTGGAGCTAAACCTATGATAGAATCAGGTGTATTGGAAAATCCTTATGTTGATGCGGTTTTTGGTTGTCATTTATGGGGGTCTTTGCTTGAAAATACTGCTCAAATTGTAAGTGGCGAAATGATGGCTGGAACGGATATTTTTGATTTGGAATTTATTGGCAGAGGAGGACATGGAGCTCATCCGCACACTTGTATAGATCCTATAATTATGGCAACGCAATTTGTAAATAATATACAAAGTGTTGTTTCTAGGCGTTTAGCCCCTTATGAAGCAGGGGTGATTACCGTAGGTCAAATTTGTGCAGGAACTACTTATAATGTTATTCCTGCAAATGCTTATTTAAAAGGAACCGTGCGTTTTTTAAATGATAAAACACAAGATATTTTAAAAAGTTCTTTAGAAGAAGTGGCTGCTGCTACAGCAAAATCTAATGGTGGAGATTATAAGCTTAAATATACTAAAGAATTTCCTCCATTGATTAATGATGAAAAAGCTGCTTTGATAGCAAGAAAAGCTTTTACAAAGGTCTTAGGAGAAGAAAATATTATTGTTTCTTCTAAACCTGACATGGGGGCTGAAGATTTTGCTTTTTTAACACGAGAAAGAATGGGGGCTTATGTGTTTGTTGGAATTTCAAAGGATTTAAATCATCCAGCTTTGCACCATAGTTCTACTTTTTGTTGGGATGATGAAAATTTAAAAGTCTTAATGCAGGGTGATGTGATGATGGCTTTAGAATTTTTAAATTTATAA